In Lapillicoccus jejuensis, the DNA window GCCTGCTCCTTGGTCAGCTCGAGCCGGTCCCCGGTCGCCGCCCGCAGCGCCCCGACCGCGACGGCGAGGCCCGCGGCCTTGCGGTCGCGCAGGTCGTGCTCGGTCAGCCGGCGGAACTCGGCCGCGACCTGGTCGTCGCCGCGGTGCGCCGTCGGCAGCAGCCGGTCCAGCGCCGGGTCGCGGTCCTCCGGCGCGGCCGGCGCCTCGGGCACCTGGTCCTCGGCGGCGAGCGAGATCCCCAGCCCCGCGACGAGGTCCTCGAACGGGTCGCCGGTCGAGGGCCGCTCCGGCGGGGCGAGCAGGTCGCGGGTCTGCTCCATGAGCCCGGCGACGATGTTCCGCTCGAGCTCGTCCAT includes these proteins:
- a CDS encoding DUF2017 domain-containing protein — its product is MARAFKRKGERYVARMDELERNIVAGLMEQTRDLLAPPERPSTGDPFEDLVAGLGISLAAEDQVPEAPAAPEDRDPALDRLLPTAHRGDDQVAAEFRRLTEHDLRDRKAAGLAVAVGALRAATGDRLELTKEQAHATVVALTDTRLLLGERMGLRTDEDATELHERAASLDPDDPAVYAISVYEFLTWLQESLTGALMGRGLFG